The genomic region gcaccttagagactaaccagatttccaaggtgtgagttttcaagagtcaaagcttccttcaccAGACACATGGAAAAAGGTAAGAATCTTTGAAATCCAGGTAGAGGGTTAGAGGAGTATTGCAATTagattgtcaggaagctagctataatacatgttgtaattaggttGATAGAACATAGGTGCAAAGTGCATTAAAAATGTTCTataaaaccagtgggagaacatttcaatctgctAGGATGTTCCATTGCTGACCTCAAGTAGCAGAGAAATCTCCAAGGAAAATTATAACATGAGATtgttgaaattgagtttatttgcaatttTGGAACAAAGGATCCCCCAGCAGGGTTGCCAAGTACCCTTAACCCCCTCATGGGAGAGGGGggaactggcacttaccttggtgaTCCTCCCAcacatgcaatgatgtcacttccagaagtgacatcatcacacccatgTGGCGTGTGCCCACTATGCGCTGGCCCcagaggtttcttgcctcctggtCCCATTCCctgggagcctttcctcctgcCATCCAGGTGAGGACCAGAGGATTCCTTGCCCCCCACCAGGAAATCTGACAGCTCTATTCCTCAAGGTTGAATTGGAACATAGGATTTTCTTTCatcacagatgctaattttacacACTTTGTGTCTATGTTCtagttggtgtctaaggtgctacttgacctgGATGTATACAATGTAGGTTTCCCCTTTTGCAGCACTGCTTGTGTGTATGCCTGCATATAAATAGACCTCATGTCCACAGCTTGGCACCCATGGGCGTCATTGCATCAGTGGACACTTTTCCTGGTGTCCACCAAGTGTTTGCAGAAAGTAGGTGGGGTCAGGCAGAgcatttgcccagcagggcttctaattggtcactggagatctgattggccaagtagatttttaaaaacattacattcagcagccactgccaccacagcacaagaatcttcactgcatgactacAGACAGCTGTATGTATgcaagaaactatttttaaacaatatgttcattttaaaaggcatcatgttaagcagagcttttgttttgaaatgtttaaGTGTTATTATTAGGGTTGCGCATAACCATTTTGTGGATGGtttcatctctctcttttttttttaatcaccagGTTTTAATTTTCAAATAGAGCTGCAGAAACAATTAGTGAGCAAACACAGTGGATAGGTCCCAGCCCCTGAAACTGCCCCATCTAGCAAGatggggcaggaaggagagagtcTGAGCCATGTGAACCTCCTTTTCTGCACCATCTGCTCTCCCCTCACTGAAACAGACAGCAACATCAGCACCAGAAGGGAGACGGAAGGTGGGCACGGGAGGAGGAGCCAGCTGTTGACAAGGCTTCAGAGGGATCCAAAGCAGTGAAGTCAGGATGGCTGTAATGAGAACTGCAGCATTTAGTACAAtatacattgtttaaaaaaaatcaatgcaaaCAGGAGTAAGGAAAAGAGAATGGGCACTTCCCATCAAGGGCCATCTCTATGATGTCTTCCCACATTCCTTCTCCTGTTCAATGGTCTCCTTGGAAGGAAGCATGTTCTTCTCTTCCGTGTTGGTTTTCTTCAGCTTCTTTTTGTTAAACTTCTCCACCTCAGACAGGTCCAGTTTGTCACACATGCTGACCACAGGAAGGCAAGCTGACACCTTGAGGACTGCAAGCACGTTGACCAAGACCCTTAACACTGCTCACACTCTGTGGATGGTTTCATCTCTTGTGGTAGCCATGTTGTGGTTTCACCCACCACCCTGGATCAGTTTCAGAGGTGGCTGCAGGCTTTAAAAGTTTGGCACAAACTCTCCTTTAGGAGTTGAGTCCCTTGTCCACTAGGTAGGCTAGCTTCCTGAGAGAAGTATATTATGATCAATGAGGAACCACCTGTCATAGTAGTGACCACTCAGTATCTACCCCTTGTGGCCTGTAATCTTAGAAAGGTCTGGCCTGGCTTTGTTTAAGTGTTGTTTGCTAAGAGAATTAGCTAAGCCTCAGTTGTTTGTGAGACTAAGGAGGCTAGATTGGCTAGAATAGACAGGTGCAGTCCACTTTTGCATGACTGAATGCTAACAATGGCCAGCTAGTTCTGCTATGGAATGGTGCAGTCTAGGTACAAGAGGACAAGCCTAGACAGACGACTCAGTAGGGCATGGTTGGCTCTTTaactattattttaaatattttaatccaATCGAAATACCTGTAGACACGATATCTTCTTGTCAGGTCTTGATTTTTGTCTAATAGAAAGAGCCTCTGGTGCTCTCAAACTCTAAGTAAAGGAGGCTATTTCAAGGGAATTCCCCTCCCAAGCACACCTCTTCTACGCCTTGAACCTTCCCCTTTCTTCTCTCTGAGCCATTATAGGCTGCCTTCCAATTTCACCCAGACTTCTCCTGCCTCCCTTCAGTTCCATGAAAACCAaacttttgtttctttatttctcTGGCCACTCTATCAAGAGCTGCCTTCATCATTCTTCTGACTTGCGTTCAGTGATCTGACCTTCAAGCTCTGTACTGCTACCCACTCCTGACCCTGAGCTCTTATTCAGTCCCCCCCTGCCACCCCATTGGTGGCTGTC from Eublepharis macularius isolate TG4126 chromosome 2, MPM_Emac_v1.0, whole genome shotgun sequence harbors:
- the LOC129324776 gene encoding thymosin beta-15A homolog — its product is MCDKLDLSEVEKFNKKKLKKTNTEEKNMLPSKETIEQEKECGKTS